From Burkholderia cenocepacia, the proteins below share one genomic window:
- a CDS encoding glycosyltransferase family 2 protein — MPHGTLVTLYKPSAAQIEHLLTLPAKSPAVVAVDNSPGADPALYARLAAGGVDVIPNHNRGGIAGAFNAGVEFLIGRGCDVFFIFDQDSQVPDDYFDRMLAGCARVGDSRFLVGPRIFNRNFQRDLPLFTVRRWSAQITPIHGGAHGLLSCSVIISSGTAISLDAYRALGRFREDFFIDHVDAEYCMRAQAHGVPVCVNADVSLPHELGSPSAQQHWPRVEIFDQSALRHYYAARNCILVARDYWRRYPAMLLINLITLKHVAFVLLHARNKRLKLKAIYCGVTDGLRGRYGRV; from the coding sequence ATGCCACACGGTACGTTGGTCACGCTGTACAAACCCTCCGCCGCGCAGATCGAGCATTTGCTGACCTTGCCCGCGAAAAGCCCCGCCGTCGTCGCGGTCGACAATTCGCCCGGCGCCGATCCCGCGCTGTACGCACGGCTCGCCGCGGGCGGCGTCGACGTGATCCCGAATCACAATCGCGGCGGTATCGCCGGTGCGTTCAACGCCGGCGTCGAATTCCTGATCGGCCGCGGCTGCGACGTCTTCTTCATCTTCGACCAGGATTCGCAGGTTCCGGACGACTATTTCGATCGCATGCTGGCCGGCTGCGCGCGGGTGGGCGACAGCCGCTTCCTGGTCGGCCCGCGGATCTTCAACCGCAATTTCCAGCGCGACCTGCCGTTGTTCACGGTGCGCCGCTGGTCCGCGCAGATCACGCCGATCCACGGCGGCGCGCACGGCCTGCTGTCGTGCTCGGTCATCATCTCGTCGGGCACCGCGATCTCGCTCGACGCGTATCGTGCGCTCGGCCGCTTCCGCGAGGACTTCTTCATCGACCACGTCGACGCGGAATACTGCATGCGCGCGCAGGCGCACGGCGTACCGGTGTGCGTGAATGCCGACGTGTCGCTGCCCCACGAACTCGGCAGCCCGTCCGCGCAGCAGCACTGGCCGCGCGTCGAGATCTTCGATCAGAGCGCGCTGCGCCACTACTATGCGGCGCGCAACTGCATCCTCGTCGCGCGCGACTACTGGCGGCGCTATCCGGCGATGCTGCTGATCAATCTCATCACGCTCAAGCACGTCGCGTTCGTGCTGCTGCATGCGCGCAACAAGCGGCTGAAGCTGAAGGCGATCTATTGCGGCGTGACGGACGGGTTGCGAGGGCGGTACGGCCGCGTGTGA
- a CDS encoding D-amino acid dehydrogenase → MKTIVLGGGIVGVTTAYFLAKAGDEVTVIERRDGVALETSFANAGLIAPGHSYTWASPRAPKILFKSLFADGQALRLKWTPDWRMWAWCALFLQNCTAERSRRNTSIKVRLCRYAQQRLQQATHDERLEYDRTSGGLLYLYRDPASFERGVANMRILTDNGLPLDILDARATVEREPALRHAAAGIAGAIHCPSDESGDAHLFTRALAERCRALGVEFRFGTSIDGVRASADAIDYVETSQGRVSGDRYVLALGAYSPGVARALGYRLPIYPVKGYSVTLPIGATHEPPALGGVEENQLVAWARFGDRLRLTATAEFSGYDTTHSPGDFAHMLATARALFPNGADYAKPSYWAGLRPMTPEGTPIIGASRHRNLFFNTGHGHMGWTMSCGTAKIVADLIHGKRPDIDITGMTLQ, encoded by the coding sequence ATGAAGACGATCGTGCTCGGCGGCGGCATCGTCGGCGTGACCACTGCATATTTTCTCGCGAAGGCCGGCGACGAGGTGACGGTGATCGAGCGTCGCGACGGCGTCGCGCTCGAAACCAGCTTCGCGAATGCGGGGTTGATCGCGCCTGGCCATTCGTATACCTGGGCGTCGCCGCGCGCACCGAAGATCCTCTTCAAGTCGCTGTTTGCCGACGGCCAGGCGCTGCGGCTCAAATGGACGCCCGACTGGCGCATGTGGGCCTGGTGCGCGCTGTTCCTGCAGAACTGCACGGCCGAGCGCTCGCGCCGCAACACGTCGATCAAGGTGCGGCTGTGCCGTTATGCGCAGCAGCGGCTTCAGCAGGCGACGCACGACGAACGGCTCGAGTACGACCGCACGAGCGGCGGGCTGTTGTACCTGTATCGCGATCCGGCGTCGTTCGAGCGCGGTGTCGCGAACATGCGGATTCTGACCGACAACGGTCTGCCGCTCGACATCCTCGATGCGCGGGCCACCGTCGAACGCGAGCCGGCGCTGCGCCACGCGGCGGCCGGGATCGCGGGTGCGATCCATTGCCCGAGCGACGAGAGCGGCGACGCGCATCTGTTCACCCGTGCGCTCGCCGAGCGCTGCCGTGCGCTCGGCGTCGAATTTCGCTTCGGCACGTCGATCGACGGCGTGCGCGCGAGCGCCGACGCGATCGACTACGTCGAGACGTCGCAGGGCCGCGTGAGCGGCGATCGTTACGTGCTCGCGCTCGGCGCGTATTCGCCGGGCGTCGCGCGCGCGCTCGGCTACCGGCTGCCGATCTATCCGGTCAAGGGGTACTCGGTCACGCTGCCGATCGGCGCTACCCACGAGCCGCCGGCGCTCGGCGGCGTCGAGGAGAACCAGCTCGTCGCCTGGGCGCGCTTCGGCGACCGGCTGCGGCTGACCGCGACCGCCGAATTCAGCGGCTACGACACCACGCATTCGCCGGGCGATTTCGCGCACATGCTCGCGACCGCGCGGGCACTGTTCCCGAACGGCGCCGACTACGCGAAGCCGTCGTACTGGGCCGGGCTGCGGCCGATGACGCCGGAGGGTACGCCGATCATCGGTGCATCCCGGCACCGCAACCTGTTTTTCAACACCGGCCACGGCCATATGGGCTGGACCATGTCGTGCGGCACCGCGAAGATCGTGGCGGATCTGATCCACGGCAAGCGGCCCGACATCGACATCACCGGGATGACCCTGCAATGA
- a CDS encoding MFS transporter, with protein sequence MSGGRAAPAAGAYASAAARPVLVMVALACGFVMAMLDVTIVNVALKAMETSLSMSLTALVWVVDAYTLSFAALLLLGGALANRYGSKAVYVAGLALFVGASVLCAAAQSSGALVAARLAQGVGAALFMPSSLSLLTLAFPPGPMRTRMIGIWGALVSAAMALGPCVGGVLVDAIGWRGIFWVNLPVGAAGLWLTYRHIARAPRHPGPLNALGHLFGALALAALSFTLIEGPSAGWRSPSILAGVAVTLAATAAFALRERYATSRILSPALLANRRFVAGSTLGLAINFGILAEIFLLSLYLQNVRGASALVAGFELFPLMAMFGIGNLASAKVSARLGARRTLLTGLAFAALGSVALVGVAAMPYPVLALAVGLANFGAGQAIPAMNLVVMQSADAADANLAAASLNASRQIGSLVGIAIASVILHVVDDPDRATAVGFAVIAALYALGFAIVFRAIHAGPAEQS encoded by the coding sequence ATGAGCGGCGGGCGTGCCGCGCCGGCCGCCGGCGCATACGCCTCCGCGGCGGCGCGCCCCGTGCTCGTGATGGTCGCGCTCGCATGCGGCTTCGTGATGGCCATGCTCGACGTGACGATCGTCAACGTCGCGCTGAAGGCGATGGAAACCAGCCTGTCGATGTCGCTGACCGCGCTGGTGTGGGTCGTCGATGCGTACACGCTCAGCTTCGCGGCGCTGCTGCTGCTCGGCGGCGCGCTCGCGAACCGCTACGGGTCGAAAGCCGTCTACGTCGCCGGGCTCGCGCTGTTCGTCGGCGCGTCGGTGCTGTGCGCGGCCGCGCAGTCCAGCGGCGCACTGGTCGCGGCGCGCCTCGCCCAGGGTGTCGGCGCGGCGCTATTCATGCCGAGTTCGCTGAGCCTGCTCACGCTCGCGTTCCCGCCGGGGCCGATGCGCACGCGGATGATCGGCATCTGGGGCGCGCTGGTGTCGGCCGCGATGGCGCTCGGGCCCTGCGTCGGCGGCGTGCTGGTCGACGCGATCGGCTGGCGCGGCATCTTCTGGGTGAACCTGCCGGTCGGGGCGGCCGGCCTGTGGCTCACGTACCGGCATATCGCGCGGGCGCCGCGTCATCCGGGCCCGTTGAACGCGCTCGGCCATCTGTTCGGCGCACTCGCGCTCGCCGCGCTGAGCTTCACGCTGATCGAAGGGCCCAGCGCCGGCTGGCGTTCGCCGTCGATCCTCGCCGGCGTGGCCGTGACGTTGGCCGCCACCGCGGCATTCGCGTTACGCGAGCGCTACGCGACCTCGCGCATCCTGTCGCCGGCGCTGCTCGCGAACCGGCGCTTCGTCGCGGGCAGCACGCTGGGCCTCGCGATCAACTTCGGCATTCTCGCCGAGATCTTCTTGTTGAGCCTCTATTTGCAGAACGTCCGCGGCGCGAGCGCGCTCGTCGCCGGATTCGAGCTGTTTCCGCTGATGGCGATGTTCGGCATCGGCAATCTCGCGTCCGCGAAGGTCAGCGCCCGGCTCGGCGCGCGCCGCACGCTGCTCACCGGGCTCGCGTTCGCCGCGCTCGGCAGCGTGGCGCTCGTCGGCGTCGCGGCGATGCCGTATCCGGTGCTGGCGCTGGCGGTCGGCCTCGCCAACTTCGGCGCCGGTCAGGCCATTCCGGCGATGAATCTCGTCGTGATGCAGTCGGCCGATGCGGCGGATGCGAATCTCGCCGCCGCGTCGCTGAACGCGAGCCGGCAGATCGGCTCGCTCGTCGGCATCGCGATCGCGTCGGTGATCCTGCACGTGGTCGACGATCCGGACCGCGCGACGGCCGTCGGCTTCGCGGTGATCGCCGCGCTGTACGCGCTCGGCTTCGCGATCGTGTTTCGTGCGATTCACGCCGGGCCTGCCGAGCAGTCGTAG
- a CDS encoding GntR family transcriptional regulator: MSTSVMAGRETAAPTRTGLTVNEIYEQLKQMAVLYEIRPGERFNELELAERFNVSRTPIREALNRLVAENLLVFVPNRGFFIRELEGKDVFDLFELRRSIETTAVMLACERASDNDIKALRRFWKQVMKNAARMSSAELVVKDEQFHLELAALSGNAEIGRVLQGINARIHYVRWVDVDQRRNEAFTEHLEILDALAERDAARCTTLTDTHIRWRMEEITRVVQASVVKLYAK; encoded by the coding sequence ATGTCGACTTCCGTTATGGCTGGCCGGGAGACCGCGGCGCCCACGCGCACGGGCCTCACGGTCAACGAGATTTACGAGCAGTTGAAACAGATGGCCGTGCTGTACGAGATCCGGCCGGGCGAACGGTTCAACGAGCTGGAGCTTGCCGAGCGCTTCAACGTCAGTCGTACGCCGATTCGCGAGGCGCTGAACCGGCTCGTTGCCGAAAATTTGCTGGTGTTCGTGCCGAACCGCGGTTTCTTCATTCGGGAACTGGAGGGGAAGGATGTGTTCGATCTGTTCGAATTGCGTCGCTCGATCGAGACGACCGCGGTGATGCTCGCCTGCGAGCGTGCGTCGGACAACGACATCAAGGCGCTGCGTCGCTTCTGGAAGCAGGTGATGAAGAATGCCGCGCGGATGTCGTCGGCCGAGCTGGTCGTCAAGGACGAGCAGTTTCACCTGGAGCTCGCCGCGTTGTCGGGCAATGCCGAGATCGGCCGGGTGCTGCAAGGGATCAACGCGCGGATTCACTACGTGCGCTGGGTCGACGTCGATCAGCGACGCAACGAGGCGTTTACCGAGCATCTCGAGATTCTCGATGCGCTCGCCGAACGCGATGCGGCGCGCTGCACGACGCTGACGGACACGCATATCCGCTGGCGGATGGAGGAGATCACGCGCGTCGTCCAGGCGAGCGTCGTCAAGCTGTACGCAAAATAA
- a CDS encoding aspartate/glutamate racemase family protein has translation MSELLSTPQTSDPGVGAGPARDAYARFDFSLDAGIARRAAIGLVVLATDHTIEYEWRRLLAIDGVAFYESRIANSAEITAETLARMDGGICAAVELIRPGERLDVVAFGCTSASMVLGEERVFERIREARPGVACTTPITAARVALTALGARGVALLTPYERTINDAMAAYLRARGVDIVRVGSFEHRDDNEVARIERASIEHAVLTLAADPAVDAVFVSCTSLRIVDALADIEARAGKPVLSSNHALAWHALRLAGVDDPVPGFGSLLMR, from the coding sequence ATGAGCGAACTTCTCTCTACCCCCCAGACGTCCGATCCGGGCGTCGGCGCCGGCCCGGCGCGCGATGCGTACGCCCGCTTCGATTTCTCGCTCGACGCCGGCATCGCGCGGCGCGCGGCGATCGGCCTCGTCGTGCTGGCGACCGATCATACGATCGAATACGAGTGGCGACGTCTGCTCGCCATCGATGGCGTCGCGTTCTACGAAAGCCGGATCGCGAATTCGGCCGAGATCACGGCCGAAACGCTCGCGCGGATGGACGGCGGCATCTGCGCGGCGGTCGAGTTGATCCGGCCGGGCGAGCGCCTCGACGTCGTGGCGTTCGGCTGCACGTCGGCGTCGATGGTGCTTGGCGAGGAGCGTGTGTTCGAGCGCATTCGCGAGGCGCGGCCCGGCGTCGCGTGCACCACGCCGATTACCGCGGCACGCGTCGCGCTGACGGCGCTCGGTGCGCGCGGCGTCGCGCTGCTGACGCCATACGAGCGCACGATCAACGATGCGATGGCCGCATACCTGCGCGCGCGCGGCGTCGATATCGTGCGGGTGGGCTCGTTCGAGCACCGCGACGACAACGAGGTCGCCCGGATCGAGCGCGCGTCGATCGAGCACGCGGTGTTGACGCTCGCCGCCGATCCGGCCGTCGATGCGGTATTCGTGTCGTGCACGAGCCTGCGCATCGTCGATGCGCTGGCCGACATCGAGGCGCGGGCGGGCAAACCCGTGCTGTCGAGCAATCACGCGCTCGCATGGCACGCGCTGCGGCTCGCGGGCGTCGACGATCCCGTGCCGGGCTTCGGCAGCCTGCTGATGCGCTGA
- a CDS encoding ABC transporter ATP-binding protein gives MSALLDLDGVTIRYGENVVLSGVTLSVDGGEIVGLLGPNGSGKSTALNAITGFAPLAAGAIRFDGQRIDALSPHRIARLGVRRTFQLPSMPARMSVLELAMAASSARYGIAAALWRGRATRALDADTRTRAAALLDELKLSGVAHLSAASISGGQKKLLGIACAMMTEPKLLLLDEPTAGVHPNLRGELIDALQRIREQGVTLVVIEHDMHFIRELCDRCVVLDRGVTIANCRPAELERNRRVLDAYLGRAHAAPRSLEAS, from the coding sequence ATGAGCGCGCTGCTCGATCTCGACGGCGTGACGATCCGCTACGGCGAGAACGTCGTCCTGTCCGGCGTCACGCTGTCGGTCGACGGCGGCGAGATCGTCGGACTGCTCGGCCCGAACGGCTCCGGCAAGAGCACCGCGCTCAACGCGATCACCGGCTTCGCGCCGCTCGCGGCGGGCGCGATCCGCTTCGACGGCCAGCGGATCGACGCGCTGTCGCCGCACCGGATCGCCCGGCTGGGGGTGCGCCGCACGTTCCAGTTGCCGTCGATGCCCGCGCGCATGTCGGTGCTCGAACTCGCGATGGCGGCTTCGTCCGCGCGCTACGGCATCGCCGCCGCCCTCTGGCGCGGCCGGGCGACGCGCGCGCTCGATGCCGATACGCGTACGCGCGCCGCCGCGCTGCTGGACGAGCTGAAACTGTCGGGCGTCGCGCACCTTTCCGCCGCGTCGATCTCCGGCGGCCAGAAGAAGCTGCTGGGCATCGCGTGCGCGATGATGACCGAGCCCAAGCTGCTGTTGCTCGACGAGCCGACCGCCGGCGTGCACCCGAACCTGCGCGGCGAATTGATCGACGCGCTGCAACGGATTCGCGAACAGGGCGTCACACTGGTCGTCATCGAGCACGACATGCATTTCATCCGCGAGCTGTGCGACCGCTGTGTCGTGCTGGACCGCGGCGTGACGATCGCGAACTGCCGCCCGGCCGAGCTGGAGCGCAACCGTCGCGTACTCGATGCGTATCTCGGGCGCGCCCATGCCGCCCCTCGCTCGCTGGAGGCGTCATGA
- a CDS encoding branched-chain amino acid ABC transporter permease: protein MLSFIVDVLIRTADLLLVSVGLSTLYSLIRFPNIAHVQYAMLGAFATLWLERAGMPFALATVVSCVLVGTAATLLNLFVFARLLRSGSAVAMIGSLAISMLAVALVLGVAGSRPQQYAQDVHPPMVIAGVALSVPQLGSIACGAGALAIFAALLYRTGLGRAMRALASNRALALATGIDATRVTNVITFASGVLAALGGTMLGATESVHVNLGYGLLIPVFSAAILGGLGNPLGAAAGALLIAVAETVALNVDFGGLVDRPMQFFPVEYVGAVSFAILLVALIFRPYGIFDREVRRV, encoded by the coding sequence ATGCTGTCATTCATTGTCGACGTATTGATCCGCACCGCCGATCTGCTGCTGGTGTCGGTCGGCCTGTCGACGCTCTATTCGCTGATCCGCTTTCCGAACATCGCGCATGTCCAGTACGCGATGCTCGGCGCATTCGCGACGCTCTGGCTGGAGCGCGCGGGGATGCCGTTCGCCCTCGCGACGGTCGTGTCCTGCGTGCTGGTCGGCACGGCCGCGACGCTGCTGAACCTGTTCGTGTTCGCGAGACTGCTGCGCTCCGGCAGCGCGGTGGCGATGATCGGCTCGCTCGCGATCTCGATGCTCGCGGTCGCGCTGGTGCTCGGCGTCGCCGGTTCACGGCCGCAGCAGTATGCGCAGGACGTGCATCCGCCGATGGTGATCGCCGGCGTCGCGCTGTCCGTGCCGCAGTTGGGCTCGATCGCATGCGGCGCCGGCGCGCTCGCGATATTCGCGGCACTGCTGTACCGCACCGGCCTCGGCCGGGCGATGCGCGCGCTCGCATCGAATCGCGCACTGGCGCTCGCGACCGGCATCGACGCGACCCGCGTGACCAACGTGATCACGTTCGCGAGCGGCGTGCTGGCGGCGCTCGGCGGCACGATGCTCGGCGCCACCGAGAGCGTGCACGTGAATCTCGGCTACGGGCTGCTGATCCCGGTGTTTTCCGCGGCGATCCTGGGCGGCCTCGGCAATCCGCTCGGTGCGGCAGCCGGCGCGCTGCTGATCGCGGTGGCCGAAACCGTCGCGTTGAACGTCGATTTCGGCGGGCTCGTCGACCGGCCGATGCAGTTCTTTCCGGTCGAGTACGTCGGCGCGGTGTCGTTCGCGATCCTGCTCGTCGCCCTGATCTTCCGGCCCTACGGCATCTTCGATCGGGAGGTACGACGTGTCTAG
- a CDS encoding RidA family protein, with amino-acid sequence MVEIKRYGVGERMSQLVVAGGLAFVAGQVADDTSLDVAGQTRQILDKIDRLLEGVGLDKRRIVSASIWLADYRSFAEMNSVWDAWVPQGDAPARACVESKLAFPQYTVEIAAIAAS; translated from the coding sequence ATGGTGGAGATCAAGCGATACGGCGTAGGTGAACGGATGAGCCAGCTGGTGGTCGCGGGCGGGCTGGCTTTCGTCGCGGGCCAGGTGGCGGACGACACGTCGCTCGACGTGGCCGGACAGACCCGTCAGATTCTCGACAAGATCGACCGGCTGCTCGAAGGCGTGGGGCTCGACAAGCGCCGGATCGTATCCGCGAGCATCTGGCTGGCCGACTATCGCAGCTTCGCCGAGATGAACAGTGTGTGGGACGCGTGGGTGCCGCAGGGCGACGCACCGGCACGCGCGTGCGTCGAATCGAAGCTCGCGTTTCCCCAGTACACGGTCGAGATCGCGGCGATTGCCGCGAGCTAG
- a CDS encoding branched-chain amino acid ABC transporter permease: protein MSSFVIHLLTVGCLYATMALGLNLQAGYAGLVNFGFIAFSGLGAYAAGIASQLGWPLPSALALALAAAGALAIVVARLGRQLSADYWGIATLAIAEILRTIALNESWLTGGAQGIGGIAPLFPGLRAPWADLAFLAVTAGCLALTYATYRRLTASRFGRALKVMREEPALAVCFGYDPLALKTRASIAGALPAALAGALAAWYIGYVGPDAMIASETFALWTVVMVGGLGSHVGVLVGTLIVQAVYALAPFLKDWLGVGSDLTGAVRLGLVGLMLLACVLWRPHGLVPERLEVRP from the coding sequence GTGTCTAGCTTCGTCATCCATCTGCTGACCGTCGGCTGCCTGTACGCGACGATGGCGCTCGGGCTGAACCTGCAGGCCGGCTATGCGGGGCTCGTCAATTTCGGCTTCATTGCGTTCAGCGGGCTCGGCGCGTACGCGGCCGGCATCGCGTCGCAGCTCGGCTGGCCGTTGCCTTCGGCGCTGGCGCTCGCGCTGGCCGCCGCGGGGGCGCTGGCGATCGTCGTCGCACGGCTCGGGCGACAGCTCTCCGCCGACTACTGGGGGATCGCGACGCTCGCGATCGCCGAGATCCTGCGCACAATCGCGCTCAACGAAAGCTGGCTGACCGGCGGCGCGCAAGGCATCGGCGGCATCGCGCCGCTGTTCCCCGGGCTGCGGGCGCCGTGGGCCGACCTCGCCTTTCTCGCGGTCACGGCCGGCTGCCTCGCGCTTACCTACGCGACCTACCGGCGCCTGACCGCGAGCCGCTTCGGCCGGGCGCTGAAGGTGATGCGCGAAGAGCCCGCGCTCGCCGTCTGCTTCGGCTACGATCCGCTCGCGCTGAAGACGCGCGCGAGCATCGCGGGGGCGCTTCCCGCCGCGCTCGCGGGGGCGCTCGCCGCGTGGTACATCGGCTATGTCGGGCCGGACGCGATGATCGCGTCCGAGACCTTCGCGCTCTGGACCGTCGTGATGGTCGGCGGCCTCGGCAGCCACGTGGGCGTGCTGGTCGGCACGCTGATCGTGCAGGCCGTCTACGCGCTGGCGCCGTTTCTCAAGGACTGGCTCGGGGTCGGCAGCGACCTGACCGGCGCGGTGCGGCTGGGTCTCGTCGGCCTGATGCTGCTCGCGTGCGTGCTCTGGCGCCCGCACGGGCTCGTGCCGGAACGCCTGGAGGTGCGGCCATGA
- a CDS encoding ABC transporter substrate-binding protein — protein sequence MKASQWSVGIWIALGAVASGAAHADVSVGAVLPLTGASASIGEDQRRGIELAVAQINAKGGVLGQKLAVRIEDSGGSANTALDAARKLATVEHVPVVLGEFSSSVTIPVGQFLVRQGDVHINIGSSSQQVRKIGAGSFSVIGLDDLSARFAAQDVYARKLRRIALIAPNNGYGQGIAGEFRKRFEALGGTVVSTVLYTEGQSTYRRELEQASRAQPDAYVYSAYGQEAATLNRQAFEMRLNQHPWYGIYLTMCTSDTPAQIAQGQIGLEVAALGAGAKAYASAYQAAYNEAPRSAFGSYAYDATLLSAAAIGRAQSIEPAKIRTALAALGKSYTGVTGAIAFDADGQREVQPYEKVIYRQSVVAQQ from the coding sequence ATGAAGGCAAGTCAGTGGAGTGTCGGTATCTGGATCGCGCTCGGTGCGGTTGCGTCGGGGGCTGCGCATGCCGACGTGAGCGTGGGCGCGGTGCTGCCGCTGACCGGCGCGAGTGCGTCCATCGGCGAAGACCAGCGCCGCGGCATCGAGCTCGCCGTCGCGCAGATCAATGCGAAAGGCGGCGTGCTGGGCCAGAAGCTCGCCGTGCGCATCGAGGATTCGGGCGGCTCGGCCAATACCGCGCTCGACGCCGCGCGCAAGCTCGCGACCGTCGAGCACGTGCCGGTCGTGCTCGGCGAATTCTCGTCGTCGGTGACGATTCCGGTCGGGCAGTTCCTGGTGCGTCAGGGCGACGTGCACATCAACATCGGCTCGTCGAGTCAGCAAGTGCGCAAGATCGGCGCGGGCTCGTTCAGCGTGATCGGGCTGGACGACCTGTCCGCGCGCTTCGCCGCGCAGGACGTGTATGCCCGCAAGCTGCGCCGCATCGCACTGATCGCGCCGAACAACGGCTATGGCCAGGGCATCGCGGGCGAGTTCAGGAAGCGTTTCGAGGCGCTCGGCGGCACGGTGGTGTCGACGGTGCTCTACACGGAAGGGCAGTCGACCTATCGCCGCGAGCTGGAGCAGGCGTCGCGCGCGCAGCCCGACGCGTACGTCTACAGCGCCTATGGCCAGGAAGCCGCGACGCTGAACCGCCAGGCGTTCGAGATGCGGCTCAACCAGCATCCGTGGTACGGCATCTATCTGACGATGTGCACGAGCGACACGCCCGCGCAGATCGCGCAAGGCCAGATCGGCCTCGAGGTCGCCGCGCTCGGCGCGGGCGCGAAAGCGTATGCGAGCGCCTATCAGGCCGCGTACAACGAGGCCCCGCGCTCGGCGTTCGGCAGCTATGCGTACGACGCGACGCTGTTGTCCGCCGCCGCGATCGGCCGCGCGCAATCCATCGAACCGGCGAAGATTCGCACGGCGCTCGCGGCATTGGGCAAGTCGTATACCGGCGTGACCGGCGCGATCGCGTTCGATGCCGACGGCCAGCGTGAAGTCCAGCCCTACGAGAAGGTGATCTACCGCCAATCGGTCGTCGCGCAGCAGTGA
- a CDS encoding ABC transporter ATP-binding protein produces MIDVRELVAGYTPEVDILHGVSLTVGAIDIVTILGPNGCGKSTLLKAIAGFVLPRAGSVTIQGTDVARVPVHRKIREYGIGFVPQTDNVFASLTVRENLMLGGQSMSAFPREARIDELCEQYPVLRRRHRSLAGALSGGERQIVSLARALMPRPVLLLLDEPSAGLSPKMVDEVFDAIVRMRDTEHIAVLMVEQNAIEALRIADRGIVLTMGRVALEGSAAELLDSDEMRRLYLGGRAA; encoded by the coding sequence ATGATCGACGTACGCGAACTCGTCGCCGGCTACACACCCGAAGTCGACATCCTGCACGGCGTGTCGCTCACGGTCGGCGCGATCGACATCGTGACGATCCTCGGCCCGAACGGCTGCGGGAAATCGACGCTGCTGAAGGCGATCGCGGGCTTCGTGCTGCCGCGCGCCGGCAGCGTGACGATCCAGGGCACGGACGTGGCGCGCGTGCCGGTCCATCGCAAGATCCGCGAGTACGGCATCGGCTTCGTGCCGCAGACCGACAACGTGTTCGCGTCGCTGACCGTGCGGGAGAACCTGATGCTCGGCGGCCAGTCGATGTCGGCGTTTCCGCGCGAGGCGCGCATCGACGAGCTGTGCGAGCAGTACCCGGTGCTGCGGCGTCGCCACCGGTCGCTGGCGGGCGCGTTGTCCGGCGGCGAGCGGCAAATCGTGTCGCTCGCCCGCGCGCTGATGCCGCGCCCGGTGTTGCTCCTGCTCGACGAGCCGTCGGCGGGGCTGTCGCCGAAGATGGTCGACGAGGTGTTCGACGCGATCGTCCGGATGCGCGACACCGAGCATATCGCCGTGCTGATGGTCGAGCAGAATGCGATCGAGGCGCTACGCATCGCGGATCGCGGCATCGTACTGACGATGGGGCGCGTCGCGCTCGAAGGATCCGCTGCCGAGTTGCTCGACAGCGACGAGATGCGGCGCCTGTACCTCGGCGGGAGGGCCGCATGA